The genomic stretch GGCCCAAACTATGAGAGCGTCTATGTGTCGGGGGCGCATTAGAAAGCGGGTCTTTCCAAAAGAAGCAAAAACTTAATGAAGGAGAAATTACAATGCGcaggttaaaaaacaaaacaaaatggaggttccagagagcgaaagagagagagagagagagagaaagagagagagcgggccatgaaatttcattgtaaatattacactttaaaaaaagggtGTTCCGGCCATAATAAGCAATATAAAGCCAGGAAACAAATCAATGAGGGTAGccggtgtgtactgctagtcATGTATataattgcatgactgatccaaactaattgatacgaATACACTTAATATGagctttattgtttgtttgttttttaaagtttttttttttaatgtttaccttgttgtttttttaagatcgCCTAGGATTTAGTTGAAGAAATAATTAATCTTCACTtttgaatgaaatttttttcttcGCCTTTGTTATGTCTTAACCTTACAGCAATGTTTATGTTTGATGTTCTAttttataaacacacacaatacATCGACCTAATTTTATGAGCACACACACGTACACTCTCAATGTGTGTTTGTTGTGGAACAAATGTTTAATGTAGAACTCACTGGTGTAATTGACGCCACCCCAAACTGTGCTTAACATCCACCAGGCTACAACTTGAAAGCAGGACTTTCACCTGTTCGCTGTCTGCTGCCTGGGTTAGGCGTACACACCAAACCGAACAGACTTGTTTATTGTTTCAAACAGATTTATAACAATGGGCCCGGTTCAAGTTAGAATAAATGCTTCTGTTATTTCTCAGATCCGAATCTTTTTTTCACTCTAAAACACTTTTCTACATCTATTACAACGAAATATCTGTAATTAGTGATCCATTGTAGgtatacatttagttttgtactTTCCCGTGATGTTTTCATTACCTTGGCTTTGAGACCATCTACTCCTGTGTAGTCGAATGGCTCACCCAGTTTGAAAGAGAACTCAAGTTTCACAACACCGTAGTCAACAATACATCTGATGGAGAGAATAAGAATTATTACAAGGTGTCATACAAACTTCATGTACATGAAATCATTAGCTAGTAAACTCGTTGAGCTAGCACTTAGGTTATAAGACCCTTGTATAAAAGTAactaaagtttccctttcagaccttgcggtctataagGCATATGAtattaaagtcatctgtttctttggccaacagtttaAGAACAGGGTGTCAATTtggccggcacaacgaccaatcgcctttactatCCCCAACTAGAGTGACACTAAAGTCAGGTAAACATTATTGTTGGGTGGACACCAGGGCGCCCTAAAAACCCGAAAtgaaaaaatcccaatctttactgagatttgaacccaggacaccAGGTTTGGATGAACAAACGCTgaaccactcggccaccgcgcccCAAGGTCCCTATATAGTTCTGACATTAATTTTCTTCTAATCTATATacatacaattaataaaagttTTGGCTTACCTAGTACCATCAGCGGTGGCCTGAACTTGAAGTGTATATTCCATCGATAAAAATTGGCTTATTTTCTCATCAGTCCAACCTAAAATGGAACAATATAGTTGCAATAGGaataccaacaacaacaaaatgcaGTGTTAGTCAATTCACACACGTTTAGCAATAGCAATAGCTGGACCATGGGAGATAACACCAATTGGTCACCAATAACTACATTTAGggtaataaatctagatgtgTTTCTGATTGTAGTTACATTATTTCTCTATAGTCTCACAAAGTGAGGATGTCACCGTATAGAATTTCATTGGGAAGAGCCATGTTCGCCATTGTCCTTTGTTTTTCACACAATTTATTGCTGCTCTCAAAACAACCTGACATTCACATTTAGATATAGAGACCTCCCAAGGTAACACACACTAGAGTATCCCCAGTTGGCTAATAGAATAAATGTTCATGCTAAACAATGTCCCTTCTGAATTCGCAAATTGTCTTTTGTTGTCACTTTGCTAATTGAAATATGACATTGTTCTAGCGAGATctattttgttgaaatttgaTTCCATATTATTCAATATGCAGAGTAAAAAACAGGAAAGTTTTGGTGttgataataatatattttatgacAGCCACTATTACATGATCCATATATTCGTCTGAGTAAACCGTTTGGTGGCAGAAGTGGGCGAAACCAGGACATTGGAATTTGTCGATTGTCGGCAATACAAATAGTAaattcaaataaacaaatactatCAATTTTccccttttatatttttttctcaatgcttttatgtaaaaaagtaaagttcccctttcagaccttgagatctatggggcagatgatataaaggtcatctgtttatgtggcccacggttaacgagcctgtcatgtggccagcacaacgaacaaccgcctttacttttccttgactaatgccaggtacccattacagctgggtggacttaaaggagcccaaagatcccgaaatttaaaatcccagtcttcaacaggattcgaaccggggacccgcggttcagaagccaagcgctttacctctcagccacagcgcctccaagGCTATTATGTAAGTAATCTTAAAACTTTGGCCTATTTCCAACTTTTTTGTGAGTGATTAAATCTTGACTTACCAAACAGTTTACCAAACTCCTGAACACCTGTTGTCTTGTCTAGCTGAACTTTCCAGGTTCCATAGAAAGCGTCCATTATATGAAGttgtc from Biomphalaria glabrata chromosome 9, xgBioGlab47.1, whole genome shotgun sequence encodes the following:
- the LOC106074105 gene encoding fatty acid-binding protein, heart-like → MDAFYGTWKVQLDKTTGVQEFGKLFGWTDEKISQFLSMEYTLQVQATADGTRCIVDYGVVKLEFSFKLGEPFDYTGVDGLKAKCTPTLDGGKLLETFQTDAGIAWKTVREVSGSTMTAVTSLVGNDNVKCIQVFQKV